A genomic segment from Polyangium mundeleinium encodes:
- a CDS encoding sensor histidine kinase has product MHAHSIAGFLSAWVVAYVAIATFCFVARRRERLRGREADFVLFGFFCLALSVHTAGAAALHLMRDVPAVRMALLASDVGRVLGAALLVHVVAQLSQMRLAPRVLVAIYGAAALFGVASIVEHVRHFDTVAEAPVSLLGLSVVEVATPAHPLATLVSVGSFAAAIFGMTVFVRSALRGRADLLPSLWGSIAFVVSTGYDGFYGVLGQGKPLTSPYGYAAFVMGVVMSLLSRYVALRQRLEERASELKQRSAEIARAYEELRAAQAELVRKEQLAAVGELSAVIAHEVRNPLAIITTAVATLRREGLGEDDRQTLLGILDEEASRLNRLVGDLLRYARPVRCERQLVAPREIVERALALSQNQTIVKVTLVEPEPLEKIHADPMLLRQVFENIVTNAMQAMPTGGSLTVTLVPHAESGASGVEVRVADTGEGMDTSVRDRALDPFFTTRAAGTGLGLAIVARIVDAHGGRLSIESDVGAGTEVRIFLPQHGEPAPGRRSVPPEINRTSSLPPMPVEVRRAFAGRKA; this is encoded by the coding sequence GTGCACGCCCACTCCATCGCCGGATTCTTGAGCGCTTGGGTGGTCGCGTACGTCGCGATCGCCACGTTCTGCTTCGTCGCGCGGCGGAGGGAGCGCCTGCGCGGGCGCGAGGCCGACTTCGTGCTGTTCGGGTTCTTCTGCCTCGCGCTGTCGGTGCACACGGCTGGCGCGGCGGCGCTGCACCTGATGCGCGACGTGCCAGCCGTGCGGATGGCGCTGCTCGCTTCGGACGTGGGCCGCGTGCTCGGGGCGGCGCTGCTCGTGCACGTGGTCGCGCAGCTCTCGCAGATGCGGCTCGCCCCGCGGGTGCTCGTCGCGATCTACGGCGCGGCGGCGCTCTTCGGGGTCGCGAGCATCGTCGAGCACGTGAGGCACTTCGACACCGTGGCCGAAGCGCCGGTGTCGCTGCTCGGGCTTTCGGTCGTGGAAGTCGCGACGCCGGCGCACCCGCTCGCGACGCTGGTGTCGGTCGGCTCGTTCGCGGCCGCGATCTTCGGGATGACGGTGTTCGTGCGGAGCGCGCTGCGCGGCCGTGCGGATCTGCTTCCGTCGTTGTGGGGCTCGATCGCGTTCGTCGTGAGCACGGGCTACGACGGGTTCTACGGGGTGCTCGGGCAAGGCAAGCCGCTCACGAGCCCGTACGGGTACGCGGCGTTCGTGATGGGCGTCGTGATGTCGCTCCTGTCGCGTTACGTGGCGCTGCGGCAACGGCTGGAGGAGCGCGCGTCGGAGCTGAAGCAAAGGTCGGCGGAGATCGCGCGGGCGTACGAGGAGCTGCGTGCGGCGCAGGCGGAGCTCGTGCGCAAGGAGCAGCTCGCGGCCGTGGGCGAGCTGTCGGCGGTGATCGCGCATGAGGTGCGGAACCCCTTGGCGATCATCACGACCGCCGTGGCGACGTTGCGGCGCGAAGGGCTCGGCGAGGACGATCGGCAGACGCTGCTCGGGATCCTCGACGAGGAGGCGTCGCGGCTGAACCGGCTCGTGGGGGATCTCCTGCGGTACGCGCGGCCCGTGCGGTGCGAGCGTCAGCTCGTGGCGCCGCGCGAGATCGTGGAGCGCGCGCTCGCGCTCTCGCAGAACCAGACGATCGTGAAGGTGACGCTCGTGGAGCCGGAGCCCCTCGAGAAGATCCACGCGGATCCGATGCTGCTCCGGCAGGTGTTCGAGAACATCGTGACGAACGCGATGCAGGCGATGCCGACCGGCGGATCGTTGACGGTGACGCTCGTGCCGCACGCGGAGAGCGGCGCGTCCGGGGTCGAGGTGCGTGTCGCGGACACGGGCGAGGGGATGGACACGTCGGTGCGGGATCGCGCGCTTGATCCGTTCTTCACGACGCGCGCGGCGGGGACGGGGCTCGGCCTCGCGATCGTGGCGCGCATCGTGGACGCGCACGGCGGGCGGCTGTCGATCGAGAGCGACGTGGGTGCAGGGACGGAGGTGCGGATCTTCTTGCCGCAGCACGGAGAGCCTGCGCCGGGGCGGAGGTCGGTGCCGCCGGAGATCAATCGGACGAGCTCGCTGCCGCCGATGCCGGTGGAGGTGCGGCGCGCGTTCGCCGGGAGGAAAGCGTGA
- the bioA gene encoding adenosylmethionine--8-amino-7-oxononanoate transaminase gives MTKVDDKRAARRAEIVRADKQYVWHPYTPMQRYIDEVDPLVVERAAGARFFDVDGRSYLDANSSWWVSTLGHNHPRLVAALARQAEKLCHVSLAGVTHEGAAKLGEELVAIAPPGLTKVFFSDDGSTAVEVALKLAVQMWHNEGRPARRRFVALDGAFHGETIGAASLGGVEVFRKPFAGVLLECIHVPTPEGDAPSDAGYARAFEALEKLLAEGSDTIAAVVLEPLVQGATGMRMYDAAYLRHARALCDRYDVLLVIDEVFTGYGRTGSMWACERAGITPDLMCCAKGFSGGMFPMAATLATRRVFDAFLGAPERAFYYGHSFCGNPLGAAIAREVLAIFREEEILAKAQPKAARIAKVFASMGEIPGVSRARSLGMIGALDLSKGAGYLSELGWRVYAEARRRGAYLRPLGDVVYVAPPLTITDDDLETLLGIVEESVRAALR, from the coding sequence GTGACGAAGGTCGACGACAAGAGGGCCGCGCGGCGCGCGGAGATCGTGCGCGCGGACAAGCAGTACGTGTGGCATCCGTACACGCCGATGCAGCGGTACATCGACGAGGTCGATCCGCTGGTCGTCGAGCGTGCCGCGGGCGCGCGGTTCTTCGATGTCGACGGGCGGAGTTACCTCGACGCGAATTCGAGCTGGTGGGTCTCGACGCTCGGGCACAACCACCCGCGGCTCGTGGCGGCGCTCGCGCGGCAGGCCGAGAAGCTCTGCCACGTGTCGCTCGCGGGCGTGACGCACGAGGGCGCGGCGAAGCTCGGCGAGGAGCTCGTGGCGATCGCACCGCCGGGGCTCACGAAGGTGTTCTTCAGCGACGACGGCTCGACGGCGGTGGAGGTCGCGCTGAAGCTCGCGGTGCAGATGTGGCACAACGAGGGGCGGCCCGCGCGGCGGAGGTTCGTGGCGCTCGACGGCGCGTTCCACGGCGAGACGATCGGCGCGGCGAGCCTCGGGGGCGTGGAGGTGTTTCGCAAGCCTTTCGCAGGCGTGCTCCTCGAGTGCATTCACGTACCGACGCCCGAGGGCGATGCGCCTTCGGACGCGGGCTACGCGCGGGCGTTCGAGGCCCTGGAGAAGCTGCTCGCCGAGGGGAGCGACACGATCGCGGCGGTGGTGCTGGAGCCGCTCGTGCAAGGCGCGACGGGGATGCGGATGTACGACGCGGCGTACCTGCGGCATGCGCGCGCGCTCTGCGATCGCTACGACGTGCTGCTCGTGATCGACGAGGTGTTCACGGGCTACGGGCGCACGGGATCGATGTGGGCGTGCGAGCGCGCGGGCATCACGCCCGATCTGATGTGCTGCGCGAAAGGGTTCTCCGGCGGCATGTTCCCGATGGCGGCGACGCTCGCGACGCGGCGGGTCTTCGACGCGTTCCTCGGGGCGCCGGAGCGCGCCTTCTATTACGGCCATTCCTTCTGCGGAAACCCGCTCGGCGCGGCCATCGCGCGCGAGGTGCTCGCGATCTTCCGCGAGGAGGAGATCCTCGCGAAGGCCCAGCCGAAGGCCGCGCGGATCGCGAAGGTGTTCGCTTCGATGGGTGAGATCCCGGGCGTGTCGCGGGCGCGATCGCTCGGGATGATCGGCGCGCTCGATCTGTCGAAGGGCGCGGGATACCTCAGTGAGCTCGGCTGGCGGGTGTATGCGGAGGCGCGGAGGCGCGGCGCGTATCTGCGGCCGCTCGGCGACGTGGTGTACGTGGCGCCGCCGCTCACGATCACGGACGACGATCTCGAGACGCTCCTGGGGATCGTCGAGGAGAGCGTGCGGGCGGCGTTGCGTTAG